One genomic segment of [Phormidium] sp. ETS-05 includes these proteins:
- a CDS encoding TOMM precursor leader peptide-binding protein, which translates to MLNRPTFKRFSSCVDTNDSVFILSEKSSVELANPLYQKISKLIDGVNTVDDIVEKIIPSLLPQEPNLQDFIAAGVEVFSALVRMEREGYIVESNDSLASNLAAYCDTLNVDYTDAYSRLQTTRVAIKSCGYVGTSEFITMLESLGIQVSCEGDIEVVLTDDYLADGLDVYNQNALKKQRPWILVKPVGTVVWIGPIFYPKKTGCWECLAQRLRGNRPVEEFIQRRQGISRTLSIPLPTLPSAIQTGLGMAATEIFKWIVRGENKRLEGIIVTYDTVSLQIQNHILVKRPQCPVCGELKNGLNPQILPVVLGHRRKVFTADGGHRCFAPEETLRRYQYHISTITGVVREIVKISSSSTDLIHIYAAKHHFASTFDDLLSLRQNLTGRSAGKGRTDSQAKASAFGEAIERYSGVFQGDEIQYRSSYHSMGEKAIHPNSCMNFSQEQYNNREEWNEICPSFFQKVPEPFDEEREINWTPVWSLTHQDFKYLPTAYCYHGYPQPAQPDCWADTNGSAAGNTIEEAILQGFLELVERDAVALWWYNRVKRPLVDLDSFDEPYFQALKDYYQSLNREIWVIDITSDLNIPAFAAVTRRIDRDVEDIVLGYGAHLDPQLAIQRALTEVNQLLPAVLSANADGSTHYLSYEALALKWWQTATIQNQPYLVPDATLSPRVRADYTRLCSDDLLDDIMTCQKIVEKHGMEMLVLDQSRLDIGLKVVKVIVPGMRHFWRRLGAGRLYEVPLQLGWVNERQSENELNPFPMWM; encoded by the coding sequence ATGCTAAATAGACCTACTTTTAAGCGTTTTTCATCCTGTGTCGATACTAATGACAGTGTATTTATTTTGTCTGAAAAAAGTTCTGTTGAACTGGCTAATCCCCTTTATCAAAAAATATCTAAATTGATAGATGGAGTAAATACGGTTGATGATATAGTGGAAAAAATTATTCCCTCGTTGCTGCCACAAGAGCCAAACCTTCAGGACTTTATTGCGGCTGGCGTTGAAGTTTTTTCTGCTTTGGTGCGTATGGAACGAGAGGGTTATATTGTTGAAAGTAACGATTCTCTAGCTTCTAACTTAGCCGCTTACTGCGATACGTTGAATGTTGATTATACTGATGCTTACAGTCGCTTGCAGACTACACGGGTTGCCATAAAATCTTGCGGATATGTTGGTACTTCAGAATTTATTACTATGCTGGAATCCCTGGGAATACAAGTTTCTTGTGAGGGAGACATAGAAGTGGTATTGACTGATGATTATTTGGCCGATGGGTTGGATGTTTACAATCAAAACGCATTGAAGAAGCAACGACCTTGGATCCTAGTGAAACCTGTGGGAACAGTTGTTTGGATAGGTCCGATATTTTACCCGAAAAAAACGGGTTGCTGGGAGTGTCTAGCTCAGCGCTTGCGTGGCAACAGACCAGTTGAAGAGTTTATCCAAAGACGGCAAGGCATTTCCCGCACTTTATCCATTCCTCTTCCTACCCTTCCCTCTGCCATCCAGACTGGACTGGGGATGGCAGCTACAGAAATTTTTAAATGGATTGTCCGGGGGGAGAATAAACGTTTAGAAGGAATTATAGTTACTTATGATACGGTTTCTCTACAAATACAAAATCACATTTTGGTAAAGCGCCCGCAGTGTCCAGTTTGTGGAGAATTAAAAAATGGGTTAAATCCTCAGATCCTTCCCGTTGTGCTAGGGCACCGGAGAAAAGTATTCACCGCTGACGGTGGACACCGTTGTTTTGCGCCAGAAGAAACTCTGAGAAGATATCAATATCATATTAGCACGATTACAGGAGTTGTTAGAGAAATAGTCAAAATTTCCTCATCATCGACTGATTTAATTCATATTTATGCTGCTAAACATCATTTTGCTTCAACGTTTGATGATTTGCTGTCTCTCCGCCAAAATCTGACGGGAAGAAGTGCTGGAAAAGGGAGAACTGACTCCCAGGCTAAAGCTAGTGCTTTTGGAGAAGCGATTGAAAGATACTCTGGGGTATTTCAGGGGGATGAGATTCAGTACAGAAGTAGTTATCACTCAATGGGGGAAAAGGCAATACATCCCAATAGTTGTATGAATTTTAGTCAAGAGCAGTACAACAACCGTGAAGAATGGAATGAGATTTGCCCGAGTTTTTTCCAAAAAGTGCCGGAACCGTTTGATGAGGAAAGAGAAATAAATTGGACTCCAGTTTGGTCGCTAACGCACCAAGATTTTAAGTATCTACCTACTGCTTATTGTTATCATGGTTATCCCCAACCAGCCCAGCCCGACTGTTGGGCTGACACGAACGGGTCAGCGGCTGGCAATACCATAGAAGAGGCAATTCTGCAAGGGTTTCTGGAATTAGTAGAACGAGATGCTGTGGCCTTGTGGTGGTATAATCGAGTCAAGCGCCCGCTGGTAGATTTAGATAGTTTTGATGAGCCTTATTTTCAAGCACTCAAAGATTATTATCAATCTCTTAATCGCGAAATATGGGTTATAGACATTACTAGCGATCTGAACATTCCCGCTTTTGCAGCCGTGACACGCAGAATCGATCGGGATGTAGAAGACATCGTACTGGGCTACGGTGCCCATTTGGATCCGCAGCTAGCGATCCAAAGAGCTTTGACTGAGGTGAACCAGCTTCTACCCGCAGTGTTATCAGCTAATGCTGATGGTAGCACTCACTACTTATCTTACGAGGCGTTAGCTCTAAAATGGTGGCAAACTGCTACAATACAGAATCAGCCTTATCTGGTGCCTGATGCAACCCTATCCCCAAGAGTGCGGGCAGATTATACCCGACTTTGTAGTGACGATTTGCTGGACG